The Vicia villosa cultivar HV-30 ecotype Madison, WI linkage group LG1, Vvil1.0, whole genome shotgun sequence genome includes a region encoding these proteins:
- the LOC131620818 gene encoding casparian strip membrane protein 1-like: MSTNIDIHESSKDTKGKAVLVAAPARAGGWKKGIAIIDFILRLGAVAAALGAAASMGMSDQTLPFFTQFFQFEASYDSFTAFQFFVITMAIVAGYLVLSLPFSIVSIIRPHATGPRLFLIILDTVFLTLAAASASAAASIVYLAHNGNQDTNWLAICNQFGDFCAQTSGAVVSAFIAVVVLVLLVVMSALAIGKH; this comes from the exons ATGTCAACCAATATTGATATTCATGAGTCAAGCAAAGATACTAAAGGAAAAGCTGTTTTAGTTGCAGCTCCTGCAAGGGCGGGAGGATGGAAAAAGGGTATAGCCATAATAGATTTCATTCTAAGGTTAGGCGCCGTTGCCGCCGCTCTCGGCGCCGCCGCCTCCATGGGAATGAGTGATCAGACCCTCCCTTTCTTTACTCAGTTCTTTCAATTTGAAGCTAGCTATGATAGCTTCACTGCCTTCCA GTTTTTTGTTATTACAATGGCAATAGTAGCAGGCTATTTGGTCTTGTCTTTACCTTTCTCTATAGTATCCATCATTCGCCCTCATGCAACTGGGCCAAGGCTTTTTCTCATCATCTTAGACACT GTGTTTCTTACTCTAGCTGCTGCTAGTGCTTCTGCAGCTGCTTCCATAGTTTACTTGGCACACAATGGAAACCAAGACACAAACTGGCTTGCCATTTGCAATCAATTTGGAGATTTCTGTGCACAGACAAGTGGGGCAGTTGTGTCAGCGTTTATTGCTGTGGTTGTTTTGGTTCTGTTGGTTGTGATGTCTGCTTTGGCTATTGGGAAACATTGA